In the Tribolium castaneum strain GA2 chromosome 1, icTriCast1.1, whole genome shotgun sequence genome, one interval contains:
- the LOC658631 gene encoding ras-related protein Rab-21: MANNTSGASHNFKVVLLGEGCVGKTSLVLRYVEDKFNTNHVTTVQASFLNKKLNIDGKRINLAIWDTAGQEKFHALGPIYYRSSNGAVLVYDITDEDSFQKVKSWVKELRKMLGADICLVIAGNKTDLEKNRNVSLEEAEAYAIKVGAIHFQTSAKLNKGVEEMFLVLTQKMLETVEEKEAQNAPLSRQNSQRRNVVVVDDDQVPPPPTRQCCSNS, encoded by the exons ATGGCCAACAACACCAGCGGGGCTTCCCACAACTTTAAGGTTGTCTTGTTGGGGGAGGGTTGTGTGGGGAAAACCAGCTTGGTACTTAGGTATGTGGAGGATAAATTCAACACGAATCATGTAACAACGGTCCAG GCTTCGTTTCtcaacaaaaaactaaatattgaCGGCAAACGCATAAATTTGGCGATTTGGGACACTGCAGGTCAGGAGAAGTTCCACGCCTTAGGCCCTATTTATTACAGATCGTCAAACGGTGCAGTGTTGGTGTACGATATCACTGATGAAGATTCGTTTCAGAAAGTCAAAAGTTGGGTGAAGGAATTGCGGAAGATGTTGGGGGCTGATATATGTCTAGTGATTGCTGGAAATAAGACTGATCTTGAGAAGAACCGAAACGTTAGCTTGGAAGAAGCCGAAGC ctATGCGATTAAAGTGGGAGCGATACATTTTCAAACGTCGGCAAAATTGAATAAAGGCGTTGAGGAGATGTTTCTCGTTCTGACGCAGAAAATGTTAGAGACTGTTGAAGAGAAAGAAGCGCAAAATGCGCCCTTGTCTAGACAGAATTCGCAACGTCgcaatgttgttgttgttgacgATGATCAAGTTCCTCCACCACCCACAAGACAATGTTGTAGCAATTCGTAA